The DNA window tacgttgttttatcacagagtttccacgtccatctcctgtctccatcatcagatccgaTTTACATTATTGTCATACgatttgcaaaatttcagctcaatcgggaagtgggtcaaattcagCTTCTAAggtttgacccacactaactaacatcATATTTACTACCAGGgcaagataaataaaagcttgttataaTGTTTCGGGGTGATGTATGGTACGAAAAGTTACGTGATTATTTTCATACTAAGTTTCGATTTTCGattggttttatttaacttgcaatgtatgtaactATTATGTTGGTACGCAGAGGCGTATTTGAAAGATTTGGCGCCCCGGGCTAGTTAGATTCGCCGCCCCATTAAGtgatgataatattgataatgtcTCTcataatataaagaaaaaaacccAGTTTTGCCGCCCCAGGCCATGGCCCCTTTGGTCTTTacttggcaactaatactcataaaGAAAATtctaaccccaaacacaattaggttatttagggggaagtgagtcaaatttaacttgcgagatttgacccgtacagtAGGGGGTTATGGTTATGtttatgagtattagttgcctgtggaaagaaaagtacagtcagcgatacaagcttgtatcaaaaatgtaaattttgtcaaaaatttatttCTGTCAACGCGTCATCTTAGCTAGGTCCCCTGATAACCGCGTCTATCTTAGGCGTTattgtacatacacatacattttgtttgaAATTGCGTGATACGATATCGGGGCGGTACGCGGAACAGCTGGGTCCACGGTCCACGTCCACACTTTTATCGTTTTGCCGATCACTCGCGTATCTTAAGTATGGACGCTCGCTTTGGACATGCAGTATCACTCGCATGGAGGCATGAAAAAATGCGTCCATAGTAACCGTAGCGCATCAGCGTATCGTATCATTAAGTGTGGACGCTCAGTAAAAGGTCCAAGTGTAAGGGCTCACAACAGCAGTGAAGTGCCCACATTACAACTTACACCACCGGCCAACGTCGGAGTGCGTGACTTTTTTCgcgttttttctttttacctACACCTAACTGCAAAAAGTGCATGAGGTTAACTTTATACAATTTCGTATAATCTTGTATGAataaggaaccctaaaacaaACTTATCGGATTACTAACGTTTCCATTTTCTATATCGAAAGTGTTTCTTCACACatcaataaacttaaaatacagTTAGCAATAAAactattatagttattatttaccGACCAATATGGAGCGCGGATGCTTcaaaatattagttttattttattatattaattttgtattgtgTGATATCGATGAGGAATTCCAGAGAATAGAACCTCCGCGTAAGTTATATTTCTATCCAtccatattaatattacttttttaatactacgtcggtggtacgcaagcgtacggcccgcctgatggtaagcagtctccgtagcctatggaggcctgcaactccagaggagttacatgcgcgttgccgaccctaacactccgcacccttgttgagttctggcaaccttactcaccggcaggaacgtCACGACACTATGAGACTACTAGAgtgagaccaagataagttggcagcgattttgatatcccagcctgtgcaagtgttaaataaacgtcataatttcatagaagtttgatgtttaaaataacacttgcactctgggctgtcaaaatcgctgccaagttatCTTGGTCCAGTGGCTCTGTGAACTGTGAGGTGTAGAGCTCGCGTCAAGCTTAGagaatgtacagtcacgtctgaaaatattgatgcgaaaaaagtgcaaaaaatatttatacactaccttaaatgagcaataaagtcgtgtatatatatttttggcactttttcgtatcgatattttctgacgtgaccgtacctaagTATAAGTGAAAAATAGTTTGTCAAGTTGTTGTCACATTGAACGCACAgtggtcttaagcgccatagacgaTATTGACCTTtatgtcattaaaaaaatcctaaaccagtagggctaaggtGGTCgggtctttatcatttgtcaccatgcctgtcacattctgacaagtatgtaagcgcgaatgtgacgggcatagtgacaggtgataaaaatggaaccatgctgccacccaaagagcatataatcactacgtctGCTACCAACcgctggatcgacaaaaaatctatatacttaatcatagaatctggttacAACATTTcgcgagaatcggttaagaatagggttgtttcaaattttttgaaacacttgtattacgttctacgAGTATATTAACCAAAAGTTGcccaaaaattcaaattttaccctaagaacggctttaaatatgttaaattcacaataaaaaaaaaaaaaattactatgtACTTACATACAGAACAacatttgatactcaagccgtagccatttgggtggtgggcaagctggctacggcttgagtattaaattttgtacggAGAATAGACAACGGAGATGCCTCGGTTGATCGCCTAAGAACTGTCAACAGggctcctaccgggaaaatcgaagttcgtcaattgcgggcatttttctctgtcactctaattacgtcttagtaagagtaaaagtgaaagatccccgcaatttgcgaatttcggttttcgcggtaagccccctggtgtcaaaccgagagttgtgacgtcatcagaatcttcaatgcgtttcgacttgggtcacgtgacgtgtgttaaaagatattttaaattcaatgtttaccaaaatatgctcattagaggtccactaacggtagtttaacatattcttataatccataagaatttattgggatacaattctgccctaagatttgtagatggaaacaaccctattgcgacctgtagaggagagcATCCGGACATACGACAGCTAAATGCCCGAGTTAATTCGCTAACGCTTTGGTCAATAAATGCGTGTGTGTGTATAACATCTTCATACTTAATTACACCGCTAAACCGtttgtttaaatttggaatagagACAGGTTGAGTTCCAGGAAAGGACAAAGAAATAGTTTTTATCGCGGTAATTATCTCTTAAAGGGGTGAAAATTATCCCACTGCCGCCCCGAAAGTGAGATAATTGATATACATATTGCCTGAGAATCGATATAAGCTGTAATAAGGATATGTTCCAATTAAATGATTATTCTTTATAATTCGTTATTGTATTGCAgtcatgctcattatacattaggtGTTACAATTTGAGGGCACTCAATATTTCTTAGTCATTTTATACTTTTTGCCTATTGCCGTTACACTTTATCTAGGcattatagagtcagaccaagataagtctgcaacgattttaatagcacacgcagtgcaaatGTTATGTTGTATGTGGTCCATGGCTCCGTGTAGTCGTGGAGGTGGTCTGTGGAATGCACAAAGTTTGATGTTGGGCAGCAACCGCGCGGGTCAGGATTAtatataaccgcgaaaatcgaagttcgtcaattgcgggcaattcgtctgtcactctaattaagtcttagtgaaagtaaaagagaaagatccccgcaatttgctaGTTTCGTCGACTATTCCATGTCGACGTCGATCGATGCCATCTATCCATTTGGTGGTAACAGTGGTAATACCCTAATAAAGAAAGAGACATTACCGTtaatcatcttggctaggccctctggggcctaccgcgaaaaccgaaattcgcaagttgcggggatctttctcttttactctcactaagacgtaataaaAGAGACagaaaaatgcccacaattgacgaacttcgattttcgcggttatggCCCTGATTACAACTTGAAATTTTACAAACGGATATTTTACAGTCAGTCCTCCGAGCTTCGTGGCCTGGCCGAATGGTTCCGTACCGTTCTTCATCAATAACGAGCATTTTGGTAAGTTTTTTCTTTTGGTAAGCTATTTTTCTTTTGGCAAGTTATTTTTCTTTTGGTAAGTTATTTTTCTTTTGGTAAGTTATTTGTTATTTCGCAAAAAATGTGCTACAGATGCGCGAGAACGATAAAATTATTACTAAATGTTACCTATTTGAGCTGTTGATGGATTTGGTTTACAAGGACACAATGCTAATTGATACCCTAGCAAGTGAGAGATTCCAAAATTTAGCCTCGAATATAGCGAGTGTTCGAAatgtagaatcttgagcgttgtgaggTAATTCTTGGAAAAAACGAAGAACAAAGCTATCCTGCCAAAGTATTAATAATCATAACTTTTCCGCAGACAACGAGCAAATGCTGATTATAATGACGTCCCTCTCCCTCATCGCGTTCAAGACCTGTCTGAAGTTCGCGCCGGTGATGGTGCCTCCAGCCGACCACGAGCACGTGCTCACGTTCGAGAACCCGCGCGGCACGAGGAAGTGCGAGATACACCTGCACGGACACTCGAATGATGAGCCGCATGTGAGTATGCGGATGCGGTTATTACGGTTACCTTTTACAGCAATACTTTGTTAGTGACCACGAGCACGTGCTCACGTTCGAGAACCCGCGCGGCACGAGGAAGTGCGAGATACACCTTCTGCGAAGCAGGAGAAGGCAGGCCagtgttcatcacaaatatttttcCTGAGTTATATATTACCCACAACATAGTTAAAGCTTCTGTGgaactaggtcgatctgtgtaaaattgacatattacatttatttgtatttatttaaattcggACGATTAAGGTATATTACATCTATAAGTACCTAGAATAAATATTCTAGCCATCCAGTAGCCATCAACCTCACAAGTGAGCTGATCGTTAAGTCATAATTTATCTCACTTCCTCCTTACTGGTTTTAGATCGTAACTCTTGGCTACGATTGCTTGCAAGCACCGTGGATGGATCGCATCGTGTTGAGAGCCCTAGGGCTCCCCTTCGAGCACAACCGACAGTCCCGAGACAGCTTCATTGACGTGCAGTATGAAAATATAGAACAACGTAAGTTTTCCATTTTTTAAATCCTTTGACGGttaaagacgtcaactgacgcgcgctaCAGTTTATTATTAACCTTCGTGCATTGCGACAAGATCGTACACGATAGGCTTGGCGTTCAAAGTGTTAAGGTTCACACACACCTTCACATTCACATTCACATTGGACCCAGATCCGCTTGCCATTTCTCTATCTACGTGCAAGCAAAGCcattatctctctctatcactcttccatattagtgcgacagagacagttgcgtttcgttccctacggagcgttaacgattggccaGATGTTCGACGTCACAGTTATTGTCGTCAGtcttcagagggcctaccgcgaaccacgtccGACGTTGTCTCCctgtccctgtcacacttacgtacgaatttacaagtgcgacagagacgcaacacgtcgaacgtgtttcgcggtaggccagtACTCTGTCGTGTCGTGATTACTAGCGACACAATAATACATAACGACATTCAAGATAAGATTCAAGATAAACATAAAGACATTCAACCTATCCTTTTATTGGAGGGCTTTATCATTTGATTGTGTCTTATTCATATCAGGTATATTTGACAAACAACAACTTTATTCTACTATAAACATTTCGGTGTAGATCCGTAATAACACAAAGATATGTTTGCAGCTCATTAAATCTTGCTGCAGTTCGCTCAAATAATACTAAAAGTAATAATACTGTAGGTTCGTATTGTCAAgccattaaaggttagatttgacaaattcgCGCGTCATCTTGGATGACATGATCTATACACTTTCTAGTTTGTGCACcaccattgaactattattgCCACgcatagaaccggcacagagaaccagtattttgcatcatgagttgttgttttgacaacaaaccatagtcggagcgtgaatctcgcgacctaaacgcgcaAGCGCCATGAATCGTATGGCACTTAAGACGTTTTGGTTGCGTTGTACAAGTtggtttttaaagtaaatattctttattgtgcaccgtACAGTTAAacatagacaggaaatgaaaataCACTTAAAAGCTAAGTAACTACAGCCAGTCTTATAGCTatgaagcgatctcttccagacaacctttgagtagcgggaaactatgaacttacaacattgaacgggtaacTCAATACCCATCACATTTCTTTGTGACAATTCAATAACATGGGCAATCTTACACAATTTTTAGAGTAGTATTTGCCCACGATTTTGCCCATAGGTTGTTACACTGACGCTCCCACACTTCGCGGCTAGTACCTACTCTTGTACCAATCTATCAATATTTCATTACGGTAGATTAGGGGTCGATTTCCGGAGAAACTAAGTATATGTCTGTATAGGTGTCAGTGTGGTCTGTGCGGTAGGGAAACCGGAGCTGATTTGGCTATGCTTCTTCACGCGCGTAGTACTTAAAAGGCCTAGCTGCGAAttgtagaatagaatagaatagaatagaatttgttttattcattaacACAGAAACactaatagacatacataaaagagaacatagtgagagtaaagtgtcacgaaatggcctcatctcagcatgttgctggtgacttccagcgctgatcttccgatgagaccatcgagtgtaGTGCAAGCTAATGCTGGTTAGCTTAAAATTGGACAAATCGGTGTGAATTTAATTCTATTAAGCCATCTGCCACATCTGCCAAAAACGTGCTTGCGAGAATTTCTAATGAAATTTCCACATCCGTTGTCACTGGTTTAACAAATGCAGAAATAACTTGGTTTTCAATATCTATATTAAACATATCATGTACTGATAATAACAAGATCGTGACAAAGTTATCattaacatagtttatttttaataattaacatcaGATATCAGTTGTTTCGAAGTCGTTTCGAAGTGAAGACATGGCGCTTAGCCCGTATAAGTTAGACAcgaatatatttattgaaaccAACGTCCAGTCGATCGACTACGATGGCGTCATACTCATTTTGTATCCTGAAGAAAATAACATACCTCTCTCAAGAGACATCGGCAGTTTTGTCAAAGAAATAACGAAATTAGACAAGCATGTATATAAGGATTGTACTCTTTGGAATTGTGAGCATGTAAGTGGTAGAAGACTCATATTGGCTCCTACTGGAAAAATAACACCGTATCATGATGTGAGAGTTTTGAAGGAAGCGGCAAAGAAAGGAGTTTTGAGAGCATTAAGCGCCGGTATCAAGAAACCACTATTGATTATACCTTACTGTGTGGACTATCCTGAAGGACAGTTAGTATCAATTCTCGGTGCTTTTGAAGCTTTATATCAACCTCTACACGTAGTTGAACGTGGagaaattaataacttctacaAGATCGGGTTCCATGCCGAAGAGAAGAACACGGACGCATTTAAAAAGGTTGTAAGCAATGCTATTGCTTTGGAAACAGCTAGGATTGTCGCTAGAGATATCGCTGGAGGTGACCCCGAAAGAATGTCACCAGTAAAAATTGTTGATTATGTAAAAAAGACTTTCGCTGGTTGCAGTAACGTGGTCATAACTGcttttgatgatgataaatacattaaagAGGAGTTCCCGCTTTTGGCAGCTGTATCTAGAGCATCCAATCGCGTAGATAGGCATAAACCTTGTGTGCTACAAATAGTATACACTCCTTCGAACGAAGCTAGAGTCACTGAAACTCTAATGCTGATCGGTAAAGGAGTAACTTACGACACAGGCGGCGCTGACATCAAGATATCAGGCAAAATGGCTGGAATGTCTAGAGATAAAAGTGGAGCAGCAGCCGTAGCTGGATTCATAAAGGCCTGCTCCATACTTAAACCACCACATCTAAAGGTCATCGGGACCCTCTGTCTCTGCAGGAACTCTATTGGGGCGGATTCTTACGTGGCTGATGAATTACTAGTCTCCAGAAGCGGTAAAACTGTTAGAGTGACGAACACAGATGCGGAAGGTCGATTCGCAATGGCTGATGCACTTTTCAAGCTGGGGGAAGTCGCTAATAAGCATATAAATCCACATATCTACACTATAGCAACCTTGACAGGGCATGCTAGGGCTTGCTATGGAGGATATATAGCTGCAATGGATAACTACGCTGCTAGAGCGACGAACCACTCTAACAGACTTCAGTTCAGCGGTACTAGGGTCGCAGAAGGCATAGAAGTGTCTGTGATAAGACCTGAAGATCTCTCAGTCAATGATGGTAAATGCAAAGGCGATGATCTTATTCAAGTGGACATGGAAGCGAAGGCTCGTCATCATCAGCTCGCCGCCGGGTTTCTGATTAAAGTAGGGGGTCTGGAGGATAGGAATGTCAAATATACTCATCTGGATATCGCTGGAGCAGCCGGGTCGCCTCCTGAAGAACCTACGGCTGTGCCTATTCTCACTTTATGCCATTTGCACAAAGTTACAACACTGTAaggttatttttaaacttttcccGGGAGAGCACTTTTGTTTTTAATCGTTTTTTTGGTCCCCTCTCGAGGCTAATATATAGCATCTAGTAGCGCAGGATAAAGGATACGGAACAAGACCGCGTAAAAGACCTATGTGATGGACTGTCCAGATCAAATCTGCCATGGAACGACCCCTGAACGAACTTGTCTGAATAATCACCAACCGCGGAAAATGGCCAGAAATCGTAGCTGAAATGACAAGCAACATCTGTGCCTGATGTTATCAGTTGACCACGACACTCTGCAAAGAGTGTAACGACTCAGAAGAAGAGCAGTACTAACAATTGAAGCAGGTGATAATATCAGCATTCTACTATACACAGTGCGGTGATGATATGAGCATTCTACTTCTGATACACGGTCCATATTCGACAGAGCTTCACACCAAAGAAAGCCTAACTAAAAAACTCAGTACAGTCAAAGATAATTCAagacaaataataaatactaaatatattattttaagccAACTTACCACAAGCTTGATAAATTGATACTTAATcgtatatttatcatttagatctttatttttttttaagctttCCGTAACCATTTTAACGAAGTAAGAAGTAAGTAGGTTCTGtgttatacttcgtttttttagcatcaaaaaaaggtaaacaattttGGCGTGTCTTTTTAtcgaaaattattgaaaaacgcttttaaaaaattagtttataaggtacttatgaaagcaaaaaaattaaaataatcgtaaatgatttgatttatttttcaaacgtgttttgtaatataataaataatcacgtcaagatcgcttcccttctttctaatgttaaaaaagcggccaagtgcgagtcggactcgcccatgaagggttccgtaccatttatgacgtatcaaaaaaaaactacttactagatctcgttcaaactaattttcggtggaagtttgaatgtatatcatattttttttttagatttttcattctcttattttagacattttttcacattggaagtgtttctcgtgcaaactattcagtttagaaaaaaattatattaggaacctaaatgtcatttttgaagacctatccatagataccccacacgtatggctttgatgaaataattttttttttttaattttatgatgtattaaaaaaaactacttactagatctcgttcaaaccaattttcggtggaagtttgcatggcaatgtatatcatatattttttttttttttttttcattctgttattttagaagttacgggggggggacacattttaccactttggaagtgtctctcgcgcaaactattcagcttagaaaaaaatgatattagaaacctcaatatcatttttaaagacatatatatctatagattccccacacgtatgggtttgatgaaaaaagattttttgagtttcagttctaagtatggggagcccccaaaatttattgttttttttttctatttttgtgtaaaaatcttaatgcggttcatagaatacatctacttaccaagtttgaacggtatagctcttatagtttcggaaaaaagtggctgtgacataatcggacatgacgaatctataagggttccgttttttgccatttggctacggaaccctaaaaacaacgaACTCTAGTAAGAATTGATACTTAACTAGTAGAAagtataagtacctaagtaattacttattttgaaaattattttaccaacatgtttatttatttttcaattcatcaatcataatatgtatttatgtcaTGATAATCAGATGTCAAAGTCTCTTACTCTATTTGTAAACGCTGGTGTCCTGAAAGATAAgataatttttgtttgttaaGATTACGTTGTGATAAGGGAATTATAATTGTTGTAATAAAATGATACTACCTGTTGTATATTTGATATTACCtagtttctttttcattattaagCACGTCATTTGTATTGTACATGTAAACAGTAACACTcttccatcggtggaccttatgtcttttgtaataaggtccaccgatgggtAGTAAACAGTGTGGGTGATGGTagatactatttttatttaaattatcttaATTTTAATCAGGCAACAATTAAGGCCcatatttcaaataataatatgtaagattttacgttttttttttcaaaaaaagggCGGAGgacgcatatttttttctttcggagtcacttctaaaaaaaaatgtttgaggAAACCCtcattcgttttaaaagacctatccaactaCCAACGACACTCCTCACCACACCACAGGGCTACTCGTAAAGCGCAAAAAAGAAATGACAACTCCACTTTACGTATaccctaattcataattaaattccatcaaatctaccaagaaatgtcactgtcacaatgacatctgtcaacgtCAGTATGACGAACCAGATGTCACCAACCtttttggaataataaataatataattatcttattGAAGGTGACGAACATAATAAAACcgtttttgtatggaatacagaaattacgtcaaaatatgtgaccgaaaccggcacAATGtgccactttgtcgcttgccataaggacgccttgacaggttattcgtattaagatataagcaaatctcgtccttatggcaagcgacaaattgccgctataacaacaaatactaaaaagtacggaacccggTGAGTgagtcctactcgcacttgtccggtttttttcgtTGTGtccatgttttgtttttttcgtCGGTGGCGAAAATTTCCTTAGATttacgaaaacgtatggtattttcgtaactcaacGGCAAATTACAATGTAGCATCGCTTGCAGACAGTCGTCACTGCTTGATAAAAAATAGTGTAAATTTGTTTATTGTACTATGTATTTACTATTGGCGAgcaatacataaaataattgtattttattgttttagacgcGATCCCGCTTTTCACCAAAGATATTCCATTGCCCGCGGCGCTCCGCGCGTTACCCTATGACGTCAACAGCGTCATGCACTTCGGGGACCGGGACTTTAGCAAGAATGGACACCGAACCATTATATTTAAGGTAATTTCAATCCCTTtgataatatttacaataaaatatgtgacgttatctatgaaaagggacctattgtcgatggcgcttccgccgtcacAAACGATgttccgatacaaatacaacgccgcgcgacgcagtgcggcgtaagcgccatcgacaataaggtcccttttcatagataatgccacatattatgaTTCGTATTGTTCGAGGCATGATTACATATTAATGTATACGAGTGTACGAGTGAAACTCTCTTTGAAGGATCGTGACACGAAGCAAAAATGGAACGGGCCGAGCGAGCTGGACCTACGCAAAATAGAGA is part of the Cydia pomonella isolate Wapato2018A chromosome 27, ilCydPomo1, whole genome shotgun sequence genome and encodes:
- the LOC133532772 gene encoding putative aminopeptidase W07G4.4 → MSPVKIVDYVKKTFAGCSNVVITAFDDDKYIKEEFPLLAAVSRASNRVDRHKPCVLQIVYTPSNEARVTETLMLIGKGVTYDTGGADIKISGKMAGMSRDKSGAAAVAGFIKACSILKPPHLKVIGTLCLCRNSIGADSYVADELLVSRSGKTVRVTNTDAEGRFAMADALFKLGEVANKHINPHIYTIATLTGHARACYGGYIAAMDNYAARATNHSNRLQFSGTRVAEGIEVSVIRPEDLSVNDGKCKGDDLIQVDMEAKARHHQLAAGFLIKVGGLEDRNVKYTHLDIAGAAGSPPEEPTAVPILTLCHLHKVTTL